The following are encoded together in the Raineyella sp. LH-20 genome:
- a CDS encoding glutamine--tRNA ligase/YqeY domain fusion protein, with translation MTSPETAVPASDFVRDTVRRDNEQGTYGGRVQTRFPPEPNGYLHIGHAKAITVDFGVAEDFGGTCKLRFDDTNPETEDEEFVASIIDDIRWLGYTPEEVVYASDYFEQLYAWAELMVERGLAYVDEQDGETISAQRGGYGQPGVESPFRDTTPAENLAKLRAMRAGEFADGSRVLRAKIDMQHENMQLRDPIMYRIRRGHHHRTGDAWCIYPTYDWAHGQSDAIEGVTHSLCTLEFESHRPLYNWFLEQLPLPGDQPQQMEFARLELTHTVTSKRRLAKLVRDGLVDGWDDPRMPTLSGLRRRGYPPAAIRDFCRYVGVNRTNSRPSIELLESFVRRELNRTAQRRMAVLRPLKLVITNWPTDADGRPVVEHFSVVNNPEDEADGTREVAFSGELYIEQEDFAEVPPPKYFRLSPGREVRLRGAYFVTATDVVKDVDGTVVEVHCTYDPDSRGGTASDGRKVKSTMHWVSAAHAVDATAVLYDRLFSTEAPGAATGEPLDDLNTDSREVLTGCKVEAALADTAPGEVVQFERLGYFAHDPRTPMLFHRTVGLRDEWAAIQKRQGK, from the coding sequence ATGACCTCCCCCGAGACCGCCGTTCCCGCCAGCGATTTCGTCCGCGACACGGTGCGTCGCGACAACGAGCAGGGGACGTACGGCGGCCGGGTGCAGACCCGCTTCCCCCCGGAGCCCAACGGCTACCTCCACATCGGTCACGCCAAGGCGATCACCGTCGACTTCGGCGTCGCCGAGGACTTCGGCGGCACCTGCAAGCTCCGCTTCGACGACACCAACCCGGAGACCGAGGACGAGGAGTTCGTCGCGTCGATCATCGACGACATCCGCTGGCTCGGGTACACCCCCGAGGAGGTCGTCTACGCCTCCGACTACTTCGAGCAGCTCTACGCCTGGGCCGAACTGATGGTCGAGCGGGGCCTGGCGTACGTGGACGAGCAGGACGGCGAGACCATCTCCGCGCAGCGCGGCGGCTACGGCCAGCCGGGCGTGGAGAGCCCGTTCCGCGACACCACGCCGGCGGAGAACCTCGCCAAGCTGCGGGCGATGCGGGCCGGGGAGTTCGCCGACGGCTCCCGGGTGCTGCGGGCGAAGATCGACATGCAGCACGAGAACATGCAGCTGCGCGACCCGATCATGTACCGCATCCGCCGCGGCCACCACCACCGCACCGGCGACGCCTGGTGCATCTACCCGACGTACGACTGGGCGCACGGCCAGAGCGACGCGATCGAGGGCGTCACCCACTCGCTGTGCACGCTGGAGTTCGAGTCGCACCGCCCGCTCTACAACTGGTTCCTCGAGCAGCTGCCGCTGCCCGGCGACCAGCCGCAGCAGATGGAGTTCGCCCGGCTGGAGCTGACCCACACGGTCACCTCCAAGCGCCGGCTGGCGAAGCTGGTCCGCGACGGCTTGGTCGACGGCTGGGACGACCCGCGGATGCCCACCCTCAGCGGGCTGCGCCGGCGCGGCTACCCGCCGGCTGCGATCCGAGACTTCTGCCGCTACGTCGGGGTCAACCGGACGAACAGTCGCCCGAGCATCGAGCTGCTGGAGTCGTTCGTCCGCCGTGAGCTCAACCGCACCGCGCAGCGCCGGATGGCGGTGCTCCGCCCGCTCAAGCTGGTGATCACCAACTGGCCGACCGACGCGGACGGCCGCCCCGTCGTCGAACACTTCTCGGTGGTCAACAACCCGGAGGACGAGGCCGACGGCACCCGTGAGGTGGCCTTCAGCGGCGAGCTCTACATCGAGCAGGAGGACTTCGCCGAGGTGCCGCCGCCGAAGTACTTCCGACTGTCCCCGGGCCGTGAGGTGCGGCTGCGGGGTGCCTACTTCGTCACCGCCACCGACGTGGTGAAGGACGTCGACGGCACCGTGGTCGAGGTGCACTGCACGTACGATCCGGACAGCCGCGGCGGCACCGCCTCCGACGGCCGCAAGGTGAAGTCGACCATGCACTGGGTGTCGGCGGCCCACGCCGTCGACGCCACCGCGGTGCTCTACGACCGGCTGTTCTCCACCGAGGCGCCCGGCGCGGCGACCGGCGAGCCGCTGGACGACCTGAACACCGATTCCCGCGAGGTGCTCACCGGCTGCAAGGTCGAGGCGGCGCTGGCCGACACGGCGCCCGGGGAGGTCGTGCAGTTCGAGCGGCTGGGCTACTTCGCCCACGATCCGCGGACGCCGATGCTGTTCCACCGTACGGTCGGGCTGCGCGACGAGTGGGCGGCGATCCAGAAGCGTCAGGGCAAGTAG
- a CDS encoding zinc-dependent alcohol dehydrogenase family protein: MKALVYHGPGQQAWEDVPDPTVQEPTDCVVKVETTTICGTDLHIMKGDVPTVTDGRILGHEGVGTITAVGSAVGNFAVGDRVIISCITSCGTCSYCRKGLPSHCQTVGGIGWILGHLIDGVQAEYVRIPYADTSLYHLPAGVTDEQGLFVSDILPTGYEIGVRDGGVKPGDVVAVIGTGPVGLAAIMTAGLHGASRVIAVDLDDNRLDLARSVFGATHTVNSGTDGWADTVRGLTDGLGVDVAIEAVGLPTTFGAALSIIRPGGQVANVGVHGTSVDLPVNEKWSDNIRISMGLVNAVTGDMLLKMIAEGKLPVDRLATHRFRLDQIVDAYDTFGHAARTKALKVVMTA, from the coding sequence ATGAAAGCGCTGGTGTATCACGGGCCCGGCCAGCAGGCATGGGAAGACGTGCCGGACCCCACCGTCCAGGAGCCGACCGACTGCGTCGTCAAGGTCGAGACCACCACGATCTGTGGCACCGATCTGCACATCATGAAGGGCGATGTGCCCACCGTGACCGACGGGAGGATCCTCGGCCACGAGGGCGTCGGCACCATCACCGCGGTGGGTTCCGCCGTCGGCAACTTCGCGGTCGGTGACCGGGTGATCATCTCGTGCATCACGAGCTGCGGGACGTGCAGCTACTGCCGCAAGGGACTGCCGAGTCACTGCCAGACGGTCGGCGGGATCGGCTGGATCCTCGGTCACCTGATCGACGGCGTCCAGGCCGAGTACGTCCGCATCCCGTACGCCGACACCAGCCTCTACCACCTCCCCGCCGGGGTCACCGACGAGCAGGGACTCTTCGTCTCCGACATCCTGCCCACCGGCTACGAGATCGGCGTCCGTGACGGCGGGGTCAAGCCCGGTGACGTCGTCGCGGTGATCGGCACCGGCCCGGTGGGACTGGCGGCGATCATGACCGCCGGTCTGCACGGTGCGTCCCGGGTGATCGCGGTCGACCTGGACGACAACCGGCTCGACCTGGCCAGGAGCGTCTTCGGCGCGACCCACACGGTGAACTCCGGGACCGACGGCTGGGCCGACACCGTACGCGGCCTGACCGACGGGCTCGGTGTCGACGTGGCGATCGAAGCGGTCGGCCTGCCGACGACCTTCGGTGCCGCCCTGTCGATCATCCGACCCGGTGGGCAGGTGGCCAACGTCGGCGTCCACGGCACGTCGGTCGACCTGCCGGTCAACGAGAAGTGGAGCGACAACATCCGCATCTCGATGGGCCTGGTCAACGCGGTGACCGGCGACATGTTGTTGAAGATGATCGCCGAGGGCAAGCTGCCGGTCGACAGGCTGGCGACCCACCGTTTCCGCCTCGACCAGATCGTCGACGCGTACGACACCTTCGGGCACGCGGCCCGGACGAAGGCGCTCAAGGTGGTGATGACCGCCTGA
- a CDS encoding DUF309 domain-containing protein: protein MTTRDRDASGRPANARPRDALGRPLARGQQDVGERVPQRLRTPTEALDAAQDYFDRGLPFQAHEVLEDQWKASEPRWRGLWQGLAQLAVALTHHRRGNLRGAASVSARAVTRLEPYASTGPYDIDVPALLAWGRALAADPSGEVPVPVLRRIGAAGPMPV, encoded by the coding sequence ATGACGACGCGAGATCGCGATGCCTCCGGACGTCCGGCCAACGCCCGCCCGCGCGATGCACTGGGCCGGCCGCTGGCCCGCGGGCAGCAGGACGTCGGTGAGCGGGTGCCGCAGCGTCTCCGCACCCCGACCGAGGCACTGGACGCTGCGCAGGACTACTTCGACCGGGGTCTGCCGTTCCAGGCCCACGAGGTCCTCGAGGATCAGTGGAAGGCGTCGGAGCCACGGTGGCGTGGTCTCTGGCAGGGGTTGGCGCAACTCGCCGTCGCACTGACCCATCACCGCCGCGGCAACCTCCGTGGCGCCGCCTCGGTGTCGGCACGGGCGGTGACGCGGCTCGAGCCGTACGCGTCCACCGGGCCGTACGACATCGATGTGCCCGCGCTGCTGGCTTGGGGCCGGGCCCTGGCAGCCGACCCGAGCGGTGAGGTGCCGGTCCCGGTGCTGCGCCGGATCGGGGCCGCCGGCCCGATGCCGGTGTGA
- a CDS encoding HlyD family efflux transporter periplasmic adaptor subunit, with translation MIRSSVRAVLWGVLVLPLAACASAAPPIAGTVQVDTVTLAAPLLPPAAAPGMLPSPAPSSAAAPGVSGVSGASDPSVAGTASGTGAPTAGVGAPLAAPVRVVQAVGPGTHVAVGDTVARVDDSAVTAALRLARSDAAVARSLVTSLESRRQDVATTRRDLTDQRATLDATIAQLTATRSRLAEQLAAFRAITAPTARQAAPTPTSPDPPSGAAAQPRSPAADPVTALAALAAGLQRLDTGLAQARTARARLDAADARLVDAEHQLDNATELARLATDGSDAAVRLAEEAVRATTVTTPVAGTVTHSATVGDVLAAGATLVDLRPDGASTVTAWVTPAAAQDLCAGTPATVRADWLAGTRAATVTVVGDRAELPPSSYAGEDIHLTRAVALRLTAEGDALPAGAPLDLVLGRCPTTPKDR, from the coding sequence GTGATCAGGTCGAGCGTACGCGCGGTGCTGTGGGGTGTGCTCGTGCTCCCGCTCGCCGCCTGCGCGTCGGCGGCACCCCCGATCGCCGGCACGGTGCAGGTCGACACGGTCACACTTGCCGCACCGCTGCTCCCGCCCGCGGCCGCTCCGGGGATGCTGCCCTCGCCGGCGCCGTCCTCGGCCGCTGCTCCCGGTGTCTCCGGAGTCTCGGGTGCGAGCGATCCATCGGTCGCCGGCACGGCGAGCGGCACCGGTGCGCCGACCGCCGGTGTGGGGGCGCCCCTCGCCGCTCCGGTGCGGGTCGTGCAGGCGGTCGGGCCGGGCACCCACGTGGCGGTGGGGGACACCGTGGCCCGTGTGGACGACTCGGCCGTGACCGCGGCACTGCGTCTCGCCCGCTCCGACGCGGCGGTGGCACGTTCGCTGGTCACCTCCTTGGAGTCGCGACGCCAGGACGTGGCGACGACCCGCCGCGACCTGACCGATCAGCGTGCCACACTCGACGCGACCATCGCGCAGCTGACCGCCACCCGCAGCCGGCTGGCGGAGCAACTCGCCGCCTTCCGGGCCATCACGGCGCCCACCGCTCGACAAGCGGCTCCGACACCGACCAGCCCCGATCCGCCCTCGGGCGCCGCGGCACAGCCCCGCTCACCGGCGGCGGATCCCGTCACGGCCCTGGCCGCGCTGGCGGCCGGTCTGCAGAGGCTGGACACCGGCCTCGCCCAGGCCCGGACGGCGCGCGCCCGACTGGATGCCGCCGACGCGCGGCTCGTCGACGCCGAGCATCAGCTGGACAACGCCACCGAGCTCGCCCGGCTCGCCACCGACGGCAGCGATGCGGCCGTCCGGCTCGCCGAAGAGGCCGTCCGCGCCACCACCGTCACCACGCCGGTCGCCGGCACGGTGACCCACAGCGCCACCGTCGGCGACGTCCTGGCGGCCGGGGCGACGCTGGTCGACCTGCGACCCGACGGCGCCAGCACCGTCACCGCGTGGGTCACCCCGGCCGCAGCCCAGGACCTGTGCGCCGGGACGCCGGCGACCGTACGGGCCGACTGGCTGGCCGGCACCCGGGCCGCCACCGTCACCGTCGTCGGGGACCGCGCGGAGCTGCCACCGTCCTCGTACGCCGGGGAGGACATCCATCTCACCCGCGCGGTGGCGCTCCGGCTCACCGCCGAGGGCGACGCCCTGCCGGCCGGCGCACCGCTCGACCTCGTCCTGGGGCGTTGCCCCACCACACCGAAAGACCGATGA
- a CDS encoding ABC transporter permease, translating to MRATLARVGAITRKEFRHLLRDPRSLAVVLLLPVIELVLFGYAVSFDVGQLPTVVVDQDRSAASRAYVRSYSASGFFDVQTDATDLTQVDTLFRENRVRVAVVVPAGFGRAVAAGEKAQVAVLVDGADVQAARIGQAYAIALNARYGGQLTAAWADRQGAALTGGVGLLEPRSRTWYNPERRSSLFLIPGLVVVIIMIVTVQQTATSLVRERDLHTFEQMQVSPLRPAELLVGKMLPWTLLAFLDLSVIVALGIGMFGVPLRGSVPLLVVASAVFILACLALGLIVSAVSPSMETANVLALMIAFLPSFLLSGLAFPLASIPVWLRWLSYAFPARYLVSISHGVFLRGAGFAELWVPLIQLAAYAGLVGLVATVLARRRTP from the coding sequence ATGAGAGCGACCCTGGCCCGGGTGGGGGCGATCACCCGTAAGGAGTTCCGGCACTTGCTCCGCGACCCGCGCTCGCTGGCCGTGGTGCTGCTGTTGCCGGTGATCGAGCTGGTGCTCTTCGGCTACGCGGTCAGCTTCGACGTCGGCCAACTGCCGACCGTCGTGGTCGACCAGGACCGGTCGGCCGCCAGCCGGGCGTACGTCCGCAGCTACAGCGCGTCCGGCTTCTTCGACGTGCAGACCGATGCGACCGACCTGACACAGGTCGACACCTTGTTCCGGGAGAACCGGGTCCGGGTTGCGGTGGTCGTGCCGGCAGGCTTCGGGCGGGCGGTCGCGGCGGGGGAGAAGGCCCAGGTGGCGGTCCTGGTCGACGGTGCCGACGTCCAGGCCGCCCGGATCGGCCAGGCGTACGCCATCGCTCTCAACGCCCGGTACGGCGGTCAGCTCACCGCAGCCTGGGCCGACCGGCAGGGGGCCGCGCTGACCGGTGGCGTCGGCCTGCTCGAACCGCGCTCGCGCACCTGGTACAACCCCGAGCGGCGCTCGTCGTTGTTCCTCATCCCCGGTCTGGTCGTGGTGATCATCATGATCGTCACGGTCCAGCAGACCGCGACCAGCCTGGTTCGGGAGCGTGACCTGCACACGTTCGAGCAGATGCAGGTCAGCCCGCTGCGGCCGGCCGAGTTGCTGGTCGGCAAGATGCTGCCCTGGACCCTGCTGGCCTTCCTCGACCTGTCGGTCATCGTCGCGCTGGGGATCGGGATGTTCGGCGTCCCGTTGCGGGGCAGCGTGCCGCTGCTGGTCGTCGCCTCGGCGGTGTTCATCCTGGCCTGCCTGGCCCTGGGGCTGATCGTGTCGGCGGTCAGCCCGTCGATGGAGACAGCGAACGTGCTCGCGCTGATGATTGCCTTCCTGCCCTCCTTCCTGCTCTCCGGCCTGGCGTTCCCGCTCGCCTCGATCCCGGTGTGGCTGCGGTGGCTGAGCTATGCCTTCCCGGCCCGCTACCTGGTCTCGATCTCGCACGGTGTCTTCCTGCGCGGTGCCGGATTCGCCGAGCTGTGGGTCCCGCTGATCCAGCTCGCCGCGTACGCCGGTCTGGTCGGCCTGGTCGCGACCGTGCTCGCGCGCCGGAGGACGCCATGA
- a CDS encoding HlyD family secretion protein: protein MARTHRPPRALLAAVAALVLVAAGLGGWYWWRSRTPPAPSAALTGIVETTSYQVAAATAGRITEVGVVEGARVAEGDVVVRLDDRAAALQVQQADAGVAAAQAAVRQARADKVSAADLDAARARQTQAEAARSIAEVQRDLTTVRAPHAGVVTTVSTNVGQNASPGRTLVTLVDPAQPYVRVYLPEPRLGEVRVGQPVDITSDLDATIRHGTVITIATDPEFSPHDIVTKSQRITLVYEVRVRIDDTSGALKAGLPVDVALR from the coding sequence ATGGCCCGTACGCATCGTCCCCCGAGGGCACTGCTTGCCGCGGTGGCGGCACTGGTGCTGGTCGCCGCCGGCCTCGGCGGGTGGTACTGGTGGCGGTCGCGGACCCCACCGGCACCGTCGGCAGCACTCACCGGGATCGTGGAGACGACCTCCTACCAGGTCGCCGCCGCCACCGCCGGCCGGATCACCGAGGTCGGTGTCGTCGAGGGGGCCCGGGTCGCGGAGGGCGACGTGGTGGTGCGCCTCGACGACCGGGCGGCGGCACTGCAGGTGCAGCAGGCCGACGCCGGGGTGGCGGCCGCCCAGGCGGCGGTCCGCCAGGCCCGGGCCGACAAGGTGTCGGCCGCCGATCTGGACGCTGCCCGGGCCCGGCAGACCCAGGCCGAGGCCGCCCGCTCGATCGCCGAGGTGCAACGCGACCTCACTACGGTCCGGGCGCCACACGCCGGCGTCGTGACCACGGTGAGCACGAACGTCGGTCAGAATGCGTCGCCCGGACGGACCCTGGTGACCCTCGTCGACCCTGCCCAGCCGTACGTTCGGGTCTACCTGCCCGAGCCCCGTCTCGGCGAGGTCCGCGTGGGACAGCCGGTCGACATCACCTCCGACCTCGACGCGACGATCCGGCACGGAACGGTCATCACGATCGCCACCGACCCGGAGTTCAGCCCGCACGACATCGTCACGAAGAGCCAGCGGATCACCCTGGTCTACGAGGTGCGGGTGCGGATCGACGACACCTCGGGGGCGCTCAAGGCCGGGTTGCCGGTGGACGTGGCGCTGCGATGA
- a CDS encoding ABC transporter permease: MSPARIRLLVWKEFKQLRRDPLLLRIIFAMPVLQLIMFGYVVAADVTHLPTAIVDLDHSAVSRQVAEAFTASGYFTVDAHPVSEAGIRPLMDSATISVAVVVPEGTQAALDRGETAPIGVIVDGADGQTSGVALSYATQIVQQVNAHRLAAYGVDTTAAPGLDARIRVAYNPSIRAVNSMLPGLIGIICMISITVVMSQAVVKERESGTLEQMFVTPITHTEYLIGKVIPYTLVALAQATLVAVVAVTWFRVPFNGGPAAVGVVVVGLLLFMLTALGLGLLISVVSRTRHQAQQTVMFLLLPAMLLSGYIFPLESMPRVLLPVAYAIPLTHVLIVLRGAFVHGAGFAAMAGPLLALVGFAVLIFGAALLAVRRRLRGA, encoded by the coding sequence ATGAGCCCGGCGAGGATCCGGCTGCTGGTCTGGAAGGAGTTCAAACAGCTGCGGCGCGACCCACTCCTGTTGCGGATCATCTTCGCCATGCCGGTGCTGCAGCTGATCATGTTCGGCTACGTGGTGGCCGCCGACGTCACCCACCTGCCCACCGCCATCGTGGACCTCGACCACAGTGCGGTCTCGCGCCAGGTGGCGGAGGCGTTCACCGCCTCCGGCTACTTCACCGTCGACGCCCATCCGGTCTCCGAGGCCGGCATCCGCCCGCTGATGGACAGCGCGACGATCTCGGTCGCGGTGGTGGTGCCGGAGGGCACCCAGGCGGCCCTCGACCGTGGCGAGACCGCGCCGATCGGGGTGATCGTCGACGGCGCCGACGGTCAGACCTCCGGGGTGGCGCTCAGCTACGCGACCCAGATCGTCCAGCAGGTCAACGCCCACCGGCTCGCGGCGTACGGCGTGGACACGACGGCCGCCCCCGGACTGGACGCCCGGATCCGGGTGGCGTACAACCCGTCGATCCGCGCCGTCAACAGCATGTTGCCCGGGCTGATCGGCATCATCTGCATGATCTCGATCACCGTGGTGATGAGCCAGGCGGTGGTCAAGGAGCGCGAATCCGGCACCCTGGAGCAGATGTTCGTCACCCCGATCACCCACACCGAGTACCTGATCGGCAAGGTGATCCCCTACACGCTGGTCGCCCTGGCCCAGGCCACCCTGGTGGCGGTCGTCGCCGTCACCTGGTTCCGGGTGCCCTTCAACGGCGGTCCGGCCGCCGTCGGAGTGGTCGTCGTGGGCCTGCTGTTGTTCATGCTGACGGCGCTCGGCCTGGGCCTGCTGATCTCGGTGGTCTCCCGCACCCGCCACCAGGCCCAACAGACGGTGATGTTCCTGCTGCTGCCGGCGATGCTGCTGTCGGGCTACATCTTCCCGTTGGAGTCGATGCCCCGGGTGCTGCTGCCGGTGGCGTACGCCATCCCGCTCACCCATGTGCTGATCGTCCTGCGGGGCGCCTTCGTGCACGGTGCGGGGTTCGCCGCGATGGCAGGTCCGTTGCTGGCCCTGGTCGGATTCGCGGTGTTGATCTTCGGCGCGGCGCTGCTCGCGGTCCGCCGCCGACTGCGGGGGGCGTGA
- a CDS encoding ABC transporter ATP-binding protein, producing MNRSRRLGGPGDDNRTDAPDVTRGPDRGAPGTISAHGLSRRFGEVVAVDRVDLDVRTGAVFGLLGPDGAGKSTLLRLLATVLRPDTGDAVVCGASVTRRPRAVTPRIGYMSQQTFMYPDLTVRENLDFFATLRGVDAGRRRERGTRLLAGMGMAEFAGRPFGTLSGGMKQKCMLAATLMHQPDLLLLDEPTTGVDPVSRREFWRILADLHRAGTTILVATPYMDEAERCTEVAFMAAGTITTRGTPEQITADVPGVLCEVRAPAPREVVAVLTGRPGVRSAHLRGNAARVLLAPGHTPDELTPVLAAAGITAEEVVVVRPDMEAAFVVLAEAGRAASRP from the coding sequence ATGAACAGGTCCAGGCGCCTCGGCGGCCCGGGAGACGACAACCGGACCGACGCCCCGGACGTCACCCGCGGCCCCGACAGGGGCGCGCCCGGAACGATCTCCGCCCACGGCCTGTCCCGGCGGTTCGGGGAGGTCGTCGCCGTCGACCGGGTCGACCTCGACGTCCGCACCGGGGCCGTGTTCGGCCTGCTGGGCCCGGACGGAGCGGGCAAATCCACCCTGCTGCGACTGCTCGCCACCGTGCTGCGCCCCGACACCGGCGACGCCGTCGTCTGCGGCGCCTCGGTGACCCGCCGGCCCCGGGCGGTGACCCCGCGGATCGGCTACATGTCCCAGCAGACCTTCATGTACCCCGACCTCACCGTCCGGGAGAACCTCGACTTCTTCGCCACTCTGCGGGGCGTGGACGCCGGTCGGCGGCGGGAACGGGGCACCCGGCTGCTGGCGGGCATGGGGATGGCGGAGTTCGCCGGTCGGCCCTTCGGCACACTCTCCGGCGGGATGAAGCAGAAGTGCATGCTCGCCGCCACGCTGATGCACCAGCCGGACCTGCTGTTGCTGGACGAGCCGACCACCGGCGTCGATCCGGTGTCGAGGCGTGAGTTCTGGCGGATCCTCGCCGACCTGCACCGGGCCGGCACCACGATCCTGGTCGCCACCCCGTACATGGACGAGGCGGAGCGCTGCACCGAGGTGGCGTTCATGGCGGCTGGCACGATCACCACTCGCGGGACGCCCGAGCAGATCACCGCCGACGTGCCGGGAGTGTTGTGCGAGGTACGGGCGCCGGCCCCGCGCGAGGTGGTGGCCGTGCTGACCGGCCGACCGGGCGTACGCTCCGCACACCTGCGGGGAAACGCGGCCAGGGTGCTGCTGGCCCCCGGCCACACCCCCGACGAGCTGACCCCGGTGTTGGCCGCCGCGGGCATCACCGCCGAGGAGGTCGTCGTCGTGCGGCCCGACATGGAGGCCGCCTTCGTGGTGCTGGCCGAGGCCGGGCGGGCGGCATCGCGACCATGA
- the bluB gene encoding 5,6-dimethylbenzimidazole synthase, with protein MPTIGDTSSARSRGDDPAGWAFPPADVAALRRIIDARRDIRRFRSDPVPSALVRQVITAGHHGPSVGHSQPWRFIVVDDPQLRDRAAAMADRARLQQAGRLEADRAARLLDLKLEGLREAPLGVVVACDRRVPAVGVLGRATFPDADLWSCAAAIENMWLTARALGLGMGWVTLFEPEALADLLGLPDGVETLGWLCLGWPDERPPAPGLERVAWSKRLPLEDVLMHDRWPTGEQPARPPSHLRVSAPSQDRMVGATDRADELLSPPGSLGLLDRVLDRLIAIGGADLDGGTLVLAGTDHPVVSHRVSAFPASTGHDVMEAAVAGRSVGAVAAVSAGLDIVVIDAGMDGAPVPGARARRPRDTRGDLVGTDALSSADVDRLLEAGRAIGREVAGRGLVALGEVGIGNTTVAAALTCALTGIEPAAAVGLGSGADAEMVGRKLLVVESAVARWAGRVVPRAGDHAPVVTGPDVVRGLLAALGGGEIAVLTGVVLGATEAGSPVVLDGLAGSLPGLCAVRIEPAAQAYLVAGQVSRERAHRIVLDELGLEPVVDLRLRAGEGVGACLASSLILQGLAIRRHAARTTDSGTPTP; from the coding sequence GTGCCGACCATCGGGGACACCAGCTCCGCCCGCTCCCGTGGTGACGATCCGGCCGGATGGGCGTTTCCCCCGGCCGATGTCGCGGCACTACGTCGCATCATCGATGCTCGCCGGGACATCCGTCGGTTCCGTTCCGATCCGGTTCCGTCCGCCCTCGTACGACAGGTGATCACCGCCGGACACCACGGGCCCTCGGTGGGGCACTCCCAGCCCTGGCGGTTCATCGTCGTCGACGACCCGCAGCTCCGTGATCGGGCGGCGGCGATGGCCGATCGGGCGCGGCTGCAGCAGGCCGGTCGACTCGAGGCCGATCGGGCGGCCCGGCTGTTGGATCTGAAGCTCGAGGGGCTACGCGAGGCGCCGTTGGGGGTCGTGGTCGCCTGTGATCGGCGGGTCCCCGCCGTCGGCGTGCTGGGCAGGGCGACCTTCCCCGATGCTGATCTGTGGTCCTGCGCTGCGGCGATCGAGAACATGTGGCTCACCGCCCGGGCGCTGGGGCTCGGCATGGGCTGGGTGACATTGTTCGAGCCCGAAGCGCTGGCCGACCTACTGGGGTTGCCCGACGGCGTGGAGACGCTCGGTTGGCTGTGCCTGGGCTGGCCGGATGAACGCCCGCCCGCCCCAGGCCTCGAACGCGTCGCCTGGTCGAAGCGCCTGCCGCTCGAGGATGTCCTGATGCACGACCGATGGCCGACCGGCGAGCAACCGGCGCGTCCGCCCTCCCACCTGCGGGTCAGTGCACCGTCCCAGGACCGGATGGTCGGGGCCACCGACCGGGCCGACGAGCTGTTGTCACCGCCCGGATCGCTGGGACTGCTGGACCGGGTGCTGGACCGTCTCATCGCCATCGGCGGTGCGGACCTCGACGGTGGCACGCTCGTGCTGGCCGGCACCGATCATCCCGTGGTCTCCCATCGGGTCAGCGCGTTCCCCGCCAGCACCGGCCACGACGTGATGGAAGCGGCAGTGGCGGGACGCTCGGTCGGCGCCGTGGCGGCCGTCTCGGCCGGCCTCGACATCGTGGTCATCGACGCCGGGATGGACGGAGCGCCCGTGCCGGGGGCACGCGCACGGCGGCCCCGCGACACGCGCGGCGACCTGGTCGGGACGGACGCGCTGAGCAGCGCGGACGTGGACCGGCTGCTGGAGGCGGGCCGAGCCATCGGCCGGGAGGTCGCCGGGCGGGGGCTGGTGGCGCTCGGGGAGGTCGGCATCGGCAACACCACCGTGGCCGCTGCGCTGACCTGTGCGCTGACCGGCATCGAGCCTGCGGCGGCCGTCGGATTGGGATCCGGAGCCGATGCCGAGATGGTGGGGCGCAAGCTCCTGGTGGTCGAATCGGCTGTCGCCCGATGGGCGGGGCGGGTGGTCCCGCGCGCCGGCGACCACGCCCCCGTGGTGACCGGACCGGACGTCGTACGTGGACTGCTGGCAGCCCTCGGTGGCGGTGAGATCGCGGTGCTGACGGGCGTGGTCCTGGGGGCCACCGAGGCCGGCTCACCGGTGGTGCTCGACGGCCTGGCGGGCTCCCTTCCGGGATTGTGCGCGGTGCGGATCGAGCCGGCCGCCCAGGCCTATCTGGTGGCCGGCCAGGTCAGCCGGGAGAGGGCCCACCGGATCGTCCTCGACGAGCTGGGCCTGGAACCGGTGGTGGACCTGCGGCTCCGGGCCGGGGAGGGGGTCGGGGCGTGCCTGGCATCCTCGCTGATCCTGCAGGGGTTGGCGATCCGCCGTCATGCCGCCCGGACGACCGACTCCGGGACACCGACGCCCTGA